One Ostrinia nubilalis chromosome 4, ilOstNubi1.1, whole genome shotgun sequence DNA window includes the following coding sequences:
- the LOC135071489 gene encoding large ribosomal subunit protein eL37 has protein sequence MTKGTSSFGKRRNKTHTLCRRCGRSSYHIQKSKCAQCGYPAAKLRSYHWSVKAKRRKTTGTGRMRHLKIVRRRFRNGFKEGKPTPKKAVASS, from the exons ATG ACGAAAGGAACGTCGAGCTTTGGAAAGCGCCGGAATAAGACCCACACATTATGCCGAAGATGTGGAAGGTCATCATATCACATTCAGAAATCTAAATGTGCTCAGTGTGGCTACCCTGCAGCGAAACTGCGATCCT ACCACTGGTCAGTGAAGGCTAAGCGCAGGAAGACCACTGGTACCGGCCGCATGCGTCATCTGAAGATCGTCAGGAGGCGTTTCCGCAATGGCTTCAAGGAGGGCAAACCTACCCCTAAGAAAGCTGTAGCCTCCTCGTAG